Genomic segment of Prochlorococcus marinus CUG1433:
TAATTTTGAATATGGGAGCTGGTGATTGTCATAATTTCTGGTCAATTTTAAATAAAAAACAATTAAAGAAGATCACTAATTTATGAATAATAAAATTTTTTCTGAAAACTGTAATTTAAGTAGTTATACAACTATTAAAGTGGGAGGAGTAGCTGAATATTTTGCTGAGCCAAGAAGCATTAATGAATTTTCATATCTTATAAAATGGGCTAATTTAAACAAACAAAGATGTCAAATAATTGGTGCAGGTTCAAATCTTTTAATAAATAATATTTTCATAAAAGGCTTAATTATTTGTACAAAAAAAATGAAATCACTAAAGATAGAGCCATATTCAGGAATTGTTGAAGCGGAAGCAGGTGTAATGCTCCCAACATTATCTAATTTACTTGCTAAAAATGGATTACAAGGAGGGGAATGGGCTGTCGGAATTCCAGGAACATTAGGAGGAGCAATTTATATGAATGCTGGTACGGGTAATTTATCACTAGCAAATAATCTTATTTCCGTAAAAGTTATCAATAATAAAACCCATGAAAAACTAGAAATTGAAAAAAAAGATATCAATTTTGAGTATAGATCTAGCTCTTTTCAAAGAAATGATTTAACAATTATTAGTGCAAAATTACATTTTGAACCTAATGGAAATCTAGAACAATTAATTCAAACAACTAAAAATAACCTTAAATTAAAAACAGAAACACAACCATATCATCAACCAAGTTTTGGTAGTGTTTTTAAAAATCCTGAAAATAATTATGCAGCAAAATTAATTGATGATTTGGGTTTAAAGGGATTTAAAATTGGCGGTGCTGAAATTTCTACAATGCATTCAAATTTTATAATTAACACTTCTTCAGCAAGTTCAAAAGATATTTATGAATTAATAACAGTAATTCAACAAAAAGTACTACAAAAAAAAGGCATTTCTCTGAAACCGGAAGTAAGAATGATTGGTTTTGACTATCCTAACTAAAGAAACTTTTTTACAAAATGGCGGGTTTTGGACTTCCTAACTTTGGACAACTAACAGAAGCTTTTAAAAAAGCTAAACAAATTCAGCAAGATGCTCAAAAATTACAAGATGAGCTGGAAAATATGGAGATTGAAGGCAAAAGTGATGATGAAATGATAAAAGTTTGGATAAGTGGAAACCAACTTCCTTTAAAGGTCGAAGTACAAGAAAATATCTTAAATTCAAATAAAGAACAAATAGAGCAAAACATTCTTCAAGCTATTCAAAAAGCTCATGAATTATCAACTACAACTATGAAAGAAAGGATGAATGATTTGACTGGTGGATTAAATCTTAATCTTCCTGGTTTTGATAATAGTGACTCTTAGCAGACTCAATCATTTCTTTATAAAAAGGATACCTTTCGAAGGATTTATCTAAATTACATCCCTCATCCATTAAATGCAAACAGTTTCGAAATTTACACTTAATTCCTTCTTCAATTACCTGTTTATATATTTCTGAATATAGATTTGGTAACAACTTAATATCAACCTCTAGAGGTTGCATATTAAAACCAGGAGTATCAACAATGTAACTTTGATTCGAAATAGAAAATAACTCAACATTTCGAGTAGTATTTTTTCCTCTCTTAATTTTATTAGAAACTGGCGCAGTACTATTTTGAAGACCTGGAATAATCATATTTAGCAAAGTAGTTTTACCAACTCCGGATGGGCCCATAAAAATTGAACATTCTTTTTGCTTTAACTCAGCTAATAAATTTTTAAAGTGATCAGCTTTCTGTAAATTTAAAGTTATTACTTGATACCCCCATTTCTCAAACTTATCAAGTAAATATGATCTTCTTTTATTAGAAATTAAATCACACTTTGTCAAAACTAATGAGACTTCAACTCCCATTGATTCTGCTAATATCAAAAACCTATTAACTTGAGATAAATTTAACTCTGGTTCTTGAACGGAAAAAGTAACGTAGATGTTAGAAATATTTGCAACAGAAGGTCTAACTAAAAGATTTTTTCTTTTTTTTAGACTTGTTATTACCGCGCGTTTACTTTTAAAATCAATTTTTTCAATCGCCACTTCATCTCCAACATAAATTAATTGATCCTTAAAATTTATAGACTTCTTAACCTTACATAAAAATTTCTCGCTATTTCCAGATTTTTGTTGCTTTTTTAAATCAACTAAAAAAAAATCATTAAATTTTTTCGTAACTAAACCTAAATATTTACTATTAGTTTTCATTCAATATTTTTATTTTTAGAAATTTTTCATTTTCTTTAATTTGCTTAAACAAACATCCCATCTCTTTTAAATTGTTTAATACCATTTCTTCTGGTTCACCTTTATCTAATTCAACAATAAGTTGTTCATTTTTTGATAACTTCTCCAAAGCCAATTTAATTTTGACAACATTTAAAGGACATGGAACAGATTTAAGGTCCAAATGCTTTAAGGATGTCATTAAGATTCTTTACCAAATAATTTACTAAAAAGTCCACTACTGGAATTAATATTTTTATCTGAATATTGAGAAGCTAAGCCCTCTAAAAGCTCTCGTTCTCCATCTGTTATACGAGTTGGTAATTTTACTTTTACTAAGACTTCATGATTTCCTCTCGCAACTGGATTACCAAGTCTAGGAACCCCTTTGTTCTCAAGTGAAAGAGTTGTATTTGGCTGCGTGCCACTTGGAATTTTTAAATTAACATCTCCATCAACTGTAGTAATTTTAACCGTGTCACCCAAAATAGCCTGTAAATAACTCACTGCTATTTCTGAGTAAATAGTCACACCATCTCTTTTAAGTTTTGAATCATTTTTAACTTTTATAAAAACATAAAGATCTCCAGGAGGACCCCCTTTCAAACCAACATTTCCCTCTCCGGAAACTCTTAATTTAGTCCCAGTGTCAACACCAGCAGGAATATTAATTCTTAATTTTTTTCTGACTTGTTTTACTCCATTTCCTCCGCAACTTATACATGGATCCGCAATTATCTGACCAGCTCCATTACATGAAGGACATTCAGCTACTTGTGTGAAATTACCAAAAGGCGTTCTTGTAGCTCTTCTGACTTGTCCACTTCCTCCACATGTTGAACAAGTTTTTGGTCCGGTTCCGGGCTTTGCCCCCGTTCCCTTACAAACTTCACATGTCTCAAGATGAGGAATTTTAATTTCTCTTTGTTGACCAAATATTGCATCTTTAAAGTCAACATTAAGGTCATACCTTAAATCATCGCCTTGTTGTGGGCCTCTTCTTTGAGTTCTTCCACCTTGTGGATTTTGTCCACCAAAACCATTAAAAAAAGTTTCAAATAAATCTGCGAAGCCACCCATATCACCCATATCGGGCATTCCAGCAGCACCTCCAAGACCAGCCTCTCCAAACTGATCATATCTAGCTCTAGTTTCAGGATCAGCTAATGCTTCATAAGCCTTACCTATTTCTTTAAATTTATCTTCAGCACCAGGTTCTTTATTAACATCAGGATGATATTTTCTAGCTAATTTTCTATAAGCCCTTTTTAAGGTATCCGCATCTGCATCCCTTGAAACTCCAAGTATTTGATAAAAATCAGCCATTAGATAATACTCAAGTAAAAATTTGGAATTTATACATTTTCAGAAGTATTCTCCTCTGAATTGGCATCCCCTTCAACTTTATCTTTTTCTACTTCCTCTTGTGAATTTTGTTTGCCAGGCCCCATAGAAACTTTAACAAGAGCATGTCTCAAAACCTTTCCTTCTAAATGGTATCCACGCTGCAATTCTTCAATAATGAAATCTTCATTAAGCTCTTCACTTGGCTCTCTTAATACAGCTTCATGCAAATTTGGATCAAATTTCTGACCAACTACTCTCATCGGTGCAACTCCTTGTTGTTTCAAAACTTCTACTAGTTGTTTATATAATCCTTGATAACTTCTATGAAGAGTTAGAGCTTCTTCACTTTCTGGCTTAAGTTGTTGTCTTGCTCTTTCAAAATTATCAACAATAGGGAGTATTGCAGTTAAAGACTTTGATACAAGTTGGATTTTTAAATCATCCTGATCCCTAGACTGTCTTTTCCTAAAATTATCAAAATCAGCTGATATTCTTACATATTGATTTTTTAGAGTTTCATGTTCTTTTTCTAACTGTTCTAACCTTGCGTCATTATTAGTAATAGTATTTTTTAATTCTTCAGCATTTATTTCTTCTGTTTTTTGAGATAATCCATCATTTGCCATTATTTGTTCTCCTGTAGATGAAGAATCTTCAGGAGAATTATTTTGGTCAGAAATATCATTTTCTTTATTTTCAATATTGTCTGATTGATTTTCAATCATTTTTCTATAAATTTAATAAATCTATTTTCTATTAAAATGATGCACTAAACAAGTTGCGGAAGGCCGCACAATTTTTTAATCAGGAACAAATCTTAATGCTAGGCCATTATTACAGTATCTTTTTCCCGTAGGAGGTGGCCCATCATTAAATACATGCCCTTGATGGCCTCCACATCTAGAGCAATGATATTCGGTTCTTGGAACAATCAACTTGAAATCGACCTTTGTTTCGATTGATCCTTGAATTGAATCCCAAAAGCTTGGCCAACCTGTACCACTATCATACTTTTTATCTGAAAGAAAAAGAGGTGAATCACATCCTGCACAGTGAAAAACCCCTTTTCTTTTTTCATTATTTAATGGACTACTGAAAGCTCTTTCAGTTCCTTCCTCTCTCAAAATATAATATGATTCTGGACTAAGCTTAGATTTCCACTCTTCTTTTGAGTTTGATGAAGAAGCTAATACTTGAATAGGTTTAAAGATTGTTTTTAAGATTGACATAATAGGAATTAGAATAAAAGATCTTCTTGTTAGAAATTGATTCATATATTTAAATCACATAAAAAGGTAATGAGTTTTAATCAATCTAATTCTATGAAAAATATTCATAAATTAAGTATTGCTCCAATGATGGATTGTACTGATAAACATTTCAGGATGATAATGAGAAAAATAAGTTCTAAAGCCCTGTTATATACTGAAATGATTGTTGCTCAAAGTTTAGTTTATACAAATAAAAAAGATAATTTTCTAGATTTTAATAAAGAGGAGCATCCAATATCTATTCAATTTGGTGGAGACGATCCTTTAATTCTTAAAGAGGCTGCTTTAATGGCACAGGATTGGGGTTATGACGAAATAAACTTCAATGTTGGCTGTCCAAGTCCAAGAGTCTGCTCGGGCAACTTTGGCGCTTCACTAATGAAAGATCCTATAAAAGTTGCAAAATGCATAGAATCTTTAAAAAATAATTGTAGCTTACCTGTCACGATCAAACACAGAATTGGTGTTGACGAAGATGATAGCTTCAGTCACTTGAATAAATTCGTAAGGTTCGTTGCAAATGCTGGTGCTGATAGATTTACAGTTCATGCTAGGAAAGCCATACTAAAAGGTCTTAATCCAAAACAAAACAGAACTATACCTCCACTAAAATATGATCTAGTAAAAAAATTAAAAAGATTCAATCCAGAATTATTAATTGAAATCAATGGTGGTTTTAATAGTATCGATGAATCAATAAAAGCACTAGATGATTTTGATGGTGTAATGATTGGAAGATCAGTGTATAAACATCCTTTGAGATGGTCTAAAATTGACCAAAAAGTATATGGAATAAATACAAAACCTAAATCTGCCTCAGATATAATCTTCTCCTTAATTCCTTACATAGATGAACATCTAAGAAATGGAGGAAAATCTTGGGACATTTGTAAACATCTTATTAACTTAGTCGAGAGTGTTCCAAAAGCAAAAATTTGGAGAAATCAGATTTCAATTAAATCTATAAAAAAGGAATTAGACACCGATTATCTTATTAAATTGACAACTAAGCTTAAAGAAATGGGATACTAATTTTCACCATTTGATTCATTACCATCATTTGAAGCACGCCTTTTTCTCCTACTTCTTCCACTCTCATATTCTGAATTTTCACTAGAGTTTCCAAAACTTCTATCTTCCCAGCCTTCTGCACCAGAGGATTTATTGGTGTAAGAGGTATTAAGGTCATTATTACCACCGCTATTACCGCCGCCATAACCACCGCTATTACCGCCGCCATAACCACCGCTATTACCGCCGCCATAACCGCCGCCGCCATAACCGCCGCTATTACCGCCACCGTAACCACCGCTATTACCGCCGCCATAACCACCGCCGCCATAACCGCCGCTATTACCGCCACCGTAACCACCTCTTCCACCCCTTCGAGGCCCTCCAGAACCTCTAGGCTCTGCCTTATTAATTCGTAATGGTCTACCCATAAGCTCTGTACCTTGCAAACCATCAATAGCAGTTGACTCAATTGATTCGTCTGCCATTTCAACAAATGCAAATCCTCTTTTTCTTCCAGTATCTCTCTCAAGAGGAAGAGAACAATTTAAAACTTCTCCAAAAGGAGCAAACAATTGTAAAACATCTTCACGTTCTGCACGGAATGGCAAATTGCCAACAAAAATACTCACTTTAATCTCAACAAAGAAAAATTTACCTAATTAAAAAAACTACAATAAGCAGTCTTATAACGTTACTCTATTATTCTACTTCAAAGAATACCCTTGTTGTAGAAAAACAATGCAGATTCAAAGTAACAATTTTTTTTGCCAATTATTTAACTCCTTTTCTACTTGAGCAAACCCTGTTCCACCTTCACTTGTTCTTGACGTAACTACATTAAAAGGTTGAATATCAACAAATACATCCTCTTCGAATTCAAGATGAAATTTTTTAAATTCATCAATTGTAAGGTTTTTAAATAAAATTCTTCTCTCTAAGCAATATTTAACAATTTCACCCACAACTTGATAAGCGGTCCTAAATGGAACATTTTTACCAACCAAATAATCTGCTAAATCAGTTGCATTAGAAAAGTCATTTTCTACTGAATCAGACAAATTTTTTATATTAAATTCTATGCCCTCGTTGATTAAAATAGTCATTGCCTTTATGCAAGATGACAAAGTCTCTGCAGTATCGAATATAGGTTCCTTATCCTCTTGAAAATCCTTATTGTAAGCAAGTGGCACTCCTTTAACCATGGTTAACAATGCTTGTAGATGTCCATATACTCTTCCTGTTTTACCTCTTATCAATTCTGGAACATCTGGATTTTTTTTCTGCGGCATTAAGCTACTGCCAGTAGCACAATTATCTGTTAATTTTGCAAAAGAAAATTCATCAGTTACCCATAAAATTATTTCTTCTGAAATTTTACTTAGATGAGACATTGCCAAGGCGGAGGCGGATACAAATTCTATACAAAAATCTCTATCACTCACCGCATCAATACTATTTTTATAGATATTTTCGAAACCCAATTCTGCAGCTGTAAAGTTCCTATCAATTTTTATTTTTGTCCCCGCTAATGCTGCAGATCCCAATGGAGAAATATTGACTCTTGCTCTTACCTCTTTAAACCTTTCTCGATCTCTTTGAAACATTTCTAAATATGCCAGTAAATGATGGGCTAAAGATAATGGTTGTGCTCTTTGCATATGTGTATATCCAGGAATTAAGGTATAGATATTAGATTTAGCAAGATAAAAAAAGGATTTTTGCAAATCAGTTAACAAAATTTCAAGATAATCAATCTCTTTTCTGAGCCACAATCTTAAATCTGTACCAACCTGATCATTTCTACTTCTACCAGTATGTAATTTCTTCCCTGTTTCGCCAATTAAGTTAATTAGTTTTTCTTCAATACAATAGTGAATATCTTCAGAGGGAGGTTTAGGAGAAAATTTACCCTCCAAATACTCAACTTTTATTAACTCAAGACCTTTAATGATTTGCAAAGTTTCAGAAGAAGTTAAAACTTGAGTTTTGCCAAGCATTTTTGCATGAGCAATCGAACAATCTAGATCCTCTAAAATAAGCTTTTTATCAAAGCCAATTGAAGCATTAAACTTTTCAATAAAAGGATTAAGAGTATTATCAAATCTTTTACTCCAAACTTTTGCCATATCAATTTTAACTTTAGATATCTCTAATAAAGCATTTTTTTATATGGGTGACAAAAAATATCTATTTCACTTTCAAAATGACGATGGATGCATCATCCTCCAAGTGCCTATTTTGCCCTGTAAAGTCATCTAATTTTTTAAATATTCTATTTAAAATTTCTTGAGATGTATAGGATTGCTTGCATAGTTTTGTAAGAATTTTAATTAACCTATCTTCATCAAATCTTTGACCTAAAGAATTAGAAGTATCGATTACTCCATCGGTATAATAAAGCAATAAATCATTTTGATTAAGCTTGATTTCACCGCAACTGTATTCGGCATTCTGTTGTAAGCCAAGGACAAATCCTTCTGCATCTAATTTTATAATTTTCTGATCTAAACTTTTCCAAAGTAAAGGAGGATTATGCGCTGCATTTGCAAATCTCAATTTTCTCGTTCTAGGGTCATAGTCTGAATAAAATAATGTCACAAATCTATGTGATTGATCTAAATCATTTATTGCAAGTTGATTCAAATCATGCAAGATTCTATCTGGAGGTAAACCTGTAAGAACCTCTGCACGTAGCATGCCTCTTAGCATTGTCATCAGAAGACCAGCAGGAATACCTTTGCCCATAACATCACCTATAACCAACGCCCATCTAGCTTTTTGTTTTCTTTTTTCTGAGATATTTGTCTTTAAACACATAAAATCATAATAATCACCGCCTAACTGCAGAGCTGGTCTACAATGAGCTGCAAGATCAACTCCATCAATAGTTGGACAATAAACTGGAAGTAATTGAGATTGAATTTCAGCTCCAGTAGAAATTTCTCGATCTACCTGCTCATGCTTTTTATTTGTTTTAATTAAGCAGTAATTTTCTAATCCAACGGCTAGAGAATTTTGGATAAAATTAAAATTACAATCATCATGTATTGATTCGTCAGGTAAACCCTTGCTAATAATATAAATAAATCCTCTACATTTTCCCCTAGATAAAATTTTTTCCGTATCTATTTTATATTCTTTAAAATAATTTTTTAAAGAATTTTCAAAAGTTATAATTTCTTTTATTTTAAAATTTTTAGAAAAATTAAATTGGTTTAAAAAATTGTGAATTTCTTCCTCAATCTTCAAAAATTCATCACTAGCAGAAATTTTTATATTTTCATGCCATATTTCCCCCTCATAATTAAGAGGAATAATCAATATTATTTTTTGATTATAAATATGTTTAAAAATTAAGCATATATAGTCCAGTAATCTATTTACATTAGAGAAAGATTTTAAATAATATGCGAGCGATGATGCAATTTCAGCAAATTTATATTTATTGTTTAAAGATTCTTCAGATTCATTATCTAAAAATTCTTGAATAAATTTGTTTGAAAATAATTTTTCTTTTTGATTATTTTGCACTACAAATTCAATAGATAAATATGTTTTAACATTAAATTTAAACTTTTAAAAAAATTTAATTAAATATTCATTTATCTGCAAGCAAAGCCTCCACAAATTCATAGCTATTAAAAGGTCTCAAATCTTTTATACCCTCGCCAGCCCCAATAAATCTAATAGGCAAATTTACTTCTTCAGATACAGCTAAAGAAACACCTCCTCTGGAAGTACCATCTAATTTAGTAATAATTGCTCCACTTAAGTTTGCTGATTTAGCAAAACTTTTTGCTTGCTTTAGGCCATTTTGACCTTGACTTGCATCTAAAACTAATAATGATTCGATAATGGCTTCTGGAGCCTTCTTATCAATAATTTTTTTTATTTTTGCTAATTCTTCCATTAAATTATTTTTTGTTTGTAATCTTCCTGCTGTATCAACTAGCAATAATTCAACATTTCTTTTTATTGCAGAATTAATAGCATCAAAAACTACTGCTGCTGGATCAGCATTTTTTGATTGATTAGATATTACATCGACATTACTCCTTTCACCCCATACTTTTAATTGTTCTACAGCAGCAGCTCTGAAAGTATCAGCAGCAGCAATTAATGTTTTATAGTTACTTTTTGAAGACAAATATGCTAATTTTCCTAAAGTTGTGGTTTTACCAACGCCGTTAACGCCTACTAGTAGCCAAACATTTAAATTGCCCTTTTGTGGCACTAATAATTCGGTACCTGAATTTTTTATTGGTTTGTCGATAATTAATTTTAATTCCTTCTTTAAAAATTTTATTCCTGCTTCTCCACCTACTACTTCTTCGTTCAATTTCTTTCTTAAAGAACTTATGACTTTATCAGTTGAAGCAATACCGACATCTGCTCTTATTAATAAAGTCTCTAAATCATCAAGAGATTCTGGAGTGAGAGGATCATCCCCCAATTTATCCAATAGTTCGGTTACAAAACCTTTTCTTGTCTCTTCTAATCCTCTTTTTAATTTAGTTAACCAATCTATTTCATCTATTGATATTTGATTTACTTTTTTTCCCTGATTAGCAAGTACCATCGCAGACCAAGTAAAATTGTCATCAAATTCTCCTAATGCAGGCTCAGCAATATCATTAATCTTTTCAGGATGATTTTCTGAACTAATACTTTCAATTAATTCTTGTTTTTGCTCTTCTTGCTCCTGTAATTCTTGTTTTTGCTCTTCTTGCTCCTGTAATTCTTGTTTTTGCTCTTCTTGCTCCTGTAATTCTTGTTTTTGCTCTTCTTGTCGTTTTTTTAATAGAGCATAAGCTTGCGCTGCCCACTCTCGAGAATTATCAGCATCAGTATTTGTCATTGATATTTATAAATCGTATTGAATAAATTTTAAATTACTATTTATTTATATCAAATAATAATTACTATTTTACTGTTTGTAATCTCCTTAAAACTCCATTAATGAATTTTCTTCCCTTTATATCGCTATATTTATTAGCTAGATTTACAGCCTCATCACAAGCAACAGCAATTGGTGTATTCAAAAAATTAATATCAACATAGGCTAAACGCAAAATATCTCGATCAATTCTCGGCAATCTTTTTAATCTCCAGCCATCCATTACTTCATCAATTTCTGAATCAATAACTGACAAATTACTTACTATATTATGTATTCTCTGATTCACATCCTCTCTAATATCAATTTGTCCACTTGAAACAACCAATTTTGGGAAATCTAAAGTCGTCGAGAGTGTATTCATTACAACTTCAATCTTTTTTAAAGATTTTTTAAGTTCTTCTCTAACATTTGAAAAAGAGGAATTAATCCCTTCTTGTAATTCGCTATCTAGTATTTTTTGTGATGCAATTTCCAACTCTGACTCACAATTATCCAATTCATCTCTGCAATGATTTATGAGAGTATCCAAAGCTGATTCAAAAATATTTTCTATCTGAGAGTTATTTAATTTAGAATTACCTACATCGTTTATCAAACCTAAAGATATTAAAGATAGTTCCCTAGATAGGGATTTATTATTATGCATTAATTAGGAGAAGTATTTGTGGAGGCGCGTAATTGAGAAAATAATTTTGAAAAAGTTGGATTTGTATTATTATTTTTCTCATCAGGATTAACTATTCCAGCAGAAATAATTGTTTTAAAAGCATCTTCAACAGAAATATCCAAATCCTTAACAGAAGCCTCAGGTACCAAGGTATACCAGCCAGTTGTTGGATTTGGTGCTGTAGGAATAAAAATACTCAACAGTTTTTCTTTTAATTCTGACTGCAAAGAAGGACCAACATCACCGGTTACAAAGCCTATGCTATATAGTCCCTCACGGGGATATTCAACTAAGACAACTCTTCTAAATCGATTAGATTTATTACTTAAAAAAGTTTCAAGTAATTGCTTAAGAGTTTTATATACTGCCCCCGCCACAGGAATTTTTGATAACGTCCCCTCTCCAAATTCTAATAACCATCTTCCAACAAAATTTCTAGCCATTAAGCCTATTAGCAAAATAGCTAACAAAGGAACAGTTAAACCCAAACTAAGATTAATTAAATCTTGCAATAAAGGATTTAAATTAATAAAAGGATTTAACTGTTTAGGAACAGATGTAACTAGTGTTAAAACAAATTTACTAACTAAAGACGAAAGCCAAATAGTGGTTGCTAAAGGAATTACAACTAACAAACCAGCTATAAGATCATTTTTTAGATCTTGTTGGAGTCTAGATCCTAAGTTTGAATCTTGATTTTGATTAGAATCAACCAAAATAACGTTGCCAAATACAATAACTTTAACAATAATCTAACTGTTTTTACTGAGTAAGGATATATATTTTTTTTATAAATTAAAATTATTTATTAGTTTCTTGTCCAAAAAATAACTTTTGAGAGAAATTTTATACATAATGAAGAGATGATCAATAGCATACAAGATAAAAAAAAGATAAGTAAAAAATTGAAAGAAAGAGCAATTTCTGAAGGCTTTACAATTTCTGGAATTGCTTCAATACCTAGTAGTACTCGCTTAAAATTAAGAACTAACGCATTAGAAAGATGGCTATCAAACAACTATCATGGTGAAATGAAATGGATGGAAGCAGAAAGAAGAAAAGATATTTGTTCACTTCTTGATGGAGCGAAAAGTGTACTAAGCGTTGGATTTAACTACTTTAATTCTCAAAATAATGAAAACCAAATCTTCAAAGTAGGAAAATTTAGTCAAGGAGAAGATTATCATAAGGTGATTTACAAAAAATTAAAGAATATTGGTGAATGGATTAACTTAGAAATTCCAGATTGCAAATGGAAAATATGTGTCGACACCTCCCCGCTTCTGGAGAAGGCATGGGCGGAAGAATCAGGTCTTGGCTGGATAGGTAAAAATAGTAATTTAATAAGCAAAAAATATGGTTCCTGGTTTACTTTAGGTTTTTTAATACTTACAAAAGACTTAGTACCAGATAAACCTCATCAACCCCTTTGCGGAAAATGTGATAAGTGTATTGAATATTGTCCCACAAATGCAATAGTTGAACCTTTTGTAATAAATTCTGAACTATGTATTGCATATCACACAATAGAAAACAGAAAAGAAACTATGCCAAAAAAAATAGAAGAAAATTTAAATGGATGGGTTGCAGGATGTGATATTTGCCAAGATGTCTGTCCTTGGAATAAGTCAGTGCCATATAACAATACAGTCGACACGGAACCAAAAGAATGGATTAAAAATCTTAATATTGAATCATTAAATTGGGATGATGAAATGTGGGGAAAAAATCTTAAAGGAACTACATTAAAAAGAATCAAACCATGGATGTGGAAAAGAAACATAAAAGCAAATTTAAAAAATCAATCAATTAATGTATGAAAAAATTTCTTGAAAGTTTAATCTTTATTTATTTAATTAGTTTTTACTGTTTAAAAATAGAGCAAGCCCAATCAATAGTTCCTTACTATTACTTTCCATCAACCAAAAATTTGCAAAGAGAAAGTTTATCTATAGGCAAAAATGCATATCAACTTTTATATTTTGGACAATATAAAGAAAGCTTAAACTTAGCAAAATTAGCTGTAAAACTTAATAAGTCGGATGAAAAATTATGGTTAATTTTGTCTGAAGCACAAGTAGCTAATAAACTCTTCAAAAATGCTTTAAATTCTTTAGATCAAGCTCAAAAAATCAATCCAAATATGAGCGAAATTTACTTTGCAAAAAGTACTATCTACTTTGAAATATCTCAACTAAAAAACGCGAAAACTTCTTTAGAAAAAGGATTAAAATTTGAGCCAGAAAACTACAAAGCTATTTTTCAATTAGGAAATATTTTTTTAATAGAAAAAAATTTTTCAAAAGCTATCGAGTTATATGATAAATCTTTACAAATT
This window contains:
- a CDS encoding sulfurtransferase TusA family protein is translated as MTSLKHLDLKSVPCPLNVVKIKLALEKLSKNEQLIVELDKGEPEEMVLNNLKEMGCLFKQIKENEKFLKIKILNEN
- the murB gene encoding UDP-N-acetylmuramate dehydrogenase; its protein translation is MNNKIFSENCNLSSYTTIKVGGVAEYFAEPRSINEFSYLIKWANLNKQRCQIIGAGSNLLINNIFIKGLIICTKKMKSLKIEPYSGIVEAEAGVMLPTLSNLLAKNGLQGGEWAVGIPGTLGGAIYMNAGTGNLSLANNLISVKVINNKTHEKLEIEKKDINFEYRSSSFQRNDLTIISAKLHFEPNGNLEQLIQTTKNNLKLKTETQPYHQPSFGSVFKNPENNYAAKLIDDLGLKGFKIGGAEISTMHSNFIINTSSASSKDIYELITVIQQKVLQKKGISLKPEVRMIGFDYPN
- a CDS encoding YbaB/EbfC family nucleoid-associated protein translates to MAGFGLPNFGQLTEAFKKAKQIQQDAQKLQDELENMEIEGKSDDEMIKVWISGNQLPLKVEVQENILNSNKEQIEQNILQAIQKAHELSTTTMKERMNDLTGGLNLNLPGFDNSDS
- the msrB gene encoding peptide-methionine (R)-S-oxide reductase MsrB, which codes for MNQFLTRRSFILIPIMSILKTIFKPIQVLASSSNSKEEWKSKLSPESYYILREEGTERAFSSPLNNEKRKGVFHCAGCDSPLFLSDKKYDSGTGWPSFWDSIQGSIETKVDFKLIVPRTEYHCSRCGGHQGHVFNDGPPPTGKRYCNNGLALRFVPD
- the grpE gene encoding nucleotide exchange factor GrpE gives rise to the protein MIENQSDNIENKENDISDQNNSPEDSSSTGEQIMANDGLSQKTEEINAEELKNTITNNDARLEQLEKEHETLKNQYVRISADFDNFRKRQSRDQDDLKIQLVSKSLTAILPIVDNFERARQQLKPESEEALTLHRSYQGLYKQLVEVLKQQGVAPMRVVGQKFDPNLHEAVLREPSEELNEDFIIEELQRGYHLEGKVLRHALVKVSMGPGKQNSQEEVEKDKVEGDANSEENTSENV
- the rsgA gene encoding ribosome small subunit-dependent GTPase A — protein: MKTNSKYLGLVTKKFNDFFLVDLKKQQKSGNSEKFLCKVKKSINFKDQLIYVGDEVAIEKIDFKSKRAVITSLKKRKNLLVRPSVANISNIYVTFSVQEPELNLSQVNRFLILAESMGVEVSLVLTKCDLISNKRRSYLLDKFEKWGYQVITLNLQKADHFKNLLAELKQKECSIFMGPSGVGKTTLLNMIIPGLQNSTAPVSNKIKRGKNTTRNVELFSISNQSYIVDTPGFNMQPLEVDIKLLPNLYSEIYKQVIEEGIKCKFRNCLHLMDEGCNLDKSFERYPFYKEMIESAKSHYYQNQED
- the dnaJ gene encoding molecular chaperone DnaJ; amino-acid sequence: MADFYQILGVSRDADADTLKRAYRKLARKYHPDVNKEPGAEDKFKEIGKAYEALADPETRARYDQFGEAGLGGAAGMPDMGDMGGFADLFETFFNGFGGQNPQGGRTQRRGPQQGDDLRYDLNVDFKDAIFGQQREIKIPHLETCEVCKGTGAKPGTGPKTCSTCGGSGQVRRATRTPFGNFTQVAECPSCNGAGQIIADPCISCGGNGVKQVRKKLRINIPAGVDTGTKLRVSGEGNVGLKGGPPGDLYVFIKVKNDSKLKRDGVTIYSEIAVSYLQAILGDTVKITTVDGDVNLKIPSGTQPNTTLSLENKGVPRLGNPVARGNHEVLVKVKLPTRITDGERELLEGLASQYSDKNINSSSGLFSKLFGKES